From the genome of Streptacidiphilus rugosus AM-16, one region includes:
- a CDS encoding ADP-ribosylglycohydrolase family protein has protein sequence MAFHSYSFDSLPTDPTATARDALNGLAVGDAFGAQFFVPDNLPALRDQRLPEAPWPWTDDTEMACSIHQLVMHRGMVDQDELANSFAERHDFDRGYGPAMNRLLRLVRQGSDWRELATGLFDGQGSWGNGAAMRVAPLGARYPDDAERAARQATLSAEVTHTHPEAIAGAVAVAVAASRAAQGRAEPVTGADLLTTVLDLTPPSRVREGIAEARTLLDQPHVELAAHRLGNGRQVSAVDTVPFTLWCAAQHLTSYEAALWATASAGGDVDTTCAIVGGIVASRVGTEGIPAVWRERTETLPAWLHGHGTWDTAHTTTIADRHPCPCCGHLVHDEPRGSYGICPVCFWEDDLSQLRWPTTTGANRVSLIEAQGNVQRFGACDRRGLRFTRRPLPDEPLDPLWRPIDPQQDSFEDADDPAPWPDYQPDLYWWRPSFWRR, from the coding sequence ATGGCCTTCCACTCGTACTCCTTCGACAGTCTTCCGACCGATCCCACCGCCACCGCGCGCGACGCTTTGAACGGCCTGGCCGTCGGCGACGCCTTCGGCGCCCAGTTCTTCGTCCCCGACAACCTCCCCGCCCTGCGCGACCAGCGGCTACCCGAGGCGCCATGGCCGTGGACCGACGACACCGAGATGGCCTGCTCCATCCACCAACTCGTCATGCACCGAGGCATGGTGGACCAGGACGAACTCGCGAACTCGTTCGCCGAACGCCACGACTTCGACCGCGGCTACGGCCCCGCGATGAACCGCCTGCTGCGCCTGGTCCGCCAGGGCAGCGACTGGCGCGAACTCGCAACCGGCCTGTTCGACGGGCAGGGCTCCTGGGGCAACGGCGCCGCGATGCGCGTCGCCCCTCTCGGCGCCCGCTACCCAGACGACGCGGAACGAGCAGCCCGGCAAGCCACCCTGTCCGCCGAGGTGACCCACACCCACCCCGAGGCCATCGCCGGGGCCGTCGCGGTCGCCGTCGCCGCCAGCCGCGCCGCGCAGGGCCGAGCCGAACCCGTGACGGGTGCCGACCTGCTCACCACTGTTCTGGACCTGACCCCGCCCAGCCGCGTCCGAGAGGGCATCGCGGAGGCGCGCACGCTCCTGGACCAGCCCCACGTGGAGCTCGCCGCCCACCGGCTCGGCAACGGACGCCAGGTCAGCGCGGTGGACACCGTCCCCTTCACGCTCTGGTGCGCCGCACAGCACTTGACCAGCTACGAAGCCGCTCTGTGGGCCACCGCCTCGGCCGGCGGCGACGTCGACACCACGTGCGCGATCGTCGGCGGCATCGTCGCCTCCCGTGTCGGCACCGAGGGCATCCCCGCCGTCTGGCGCGAACGCACCGAGACCCTGCCCGCCTGGCTGCACGGCCACGGCACCTGGGACACCGCCCACACCACCACGATTGCCGACCGCCACCCCTGCCCTTGCTGCGGACACCTCGTCCACGACGAACCGCGCGGCTCGTACGGCATCTGCCCGGTGTGCTTCTGGGAGGACGACCTGTCCCAACTGCGCTGGCCGACCACGACCGGGGCCAACCGCGTCTCCTTGATCGAGGCGCAGGGCAACGTGCAGCGCTTCGGGGCCTGCGATCGGCGCGGCCTGCGCTTCACCCGCCGTCCCCTCCCGGACGAGCCGCTCGACCCGCTCTGGCGGCCGATCGACCCTCAGCAGGACTCCTTCGAGGACGCCGACGATCCAGCGCCCTGGCCCGACTACCAGCCAGATCTCTACTGGTGGCGACCGTCGTTCTGGCGGCGATAA